Proteins found in one Massilia sp. H6 genomic segment:
- a CDS encoding ABC transporter ATP-binding protein, which translates to MLEPQRPASALLTMSGVHTHIGQYHILQGVDLVVPRGGLSVLLGRNGAGKTTTLRTIMGLWKASAGSIVFDGRDITRLATPDIARLGIAYVPESMAVFSDLTVRENLYLAARSGPLDAARVDWICSFFPALKKFWNYPAGNLSGGQKQMVAIARAIVEPRQLLLVDEPTKGLAPSIIQSLIAAFRELKETDTTILLVEQNFNFVRSLGDTVGVMDDGRVVHAGSMDELANNDELQQRLLGLSLDSHQ; encoded by the coding sequence ATGCTTGAACCCCAGCGCCCGGCCAGCGCACTCCTGACGATGTCGGGCGTGCACACCCATATCGGCCAGTACCACATCCTGCAGGGCGTCGACCTGGTGGTGCCGCGCGGCGGTTTGTCCGTGCTGCTCGGCCGCAACGGCGCCGGCAAGACCACGACCCTGCGCACCATCATGGGCCTGTGGAAGGCCAGCGCCGGCAGCATCGTCTTCGACGGCCGCGACATCACCAGGCTGGCCACGCCCGATATCGCCCGCCTGGGAATTGCCTATGTCCCGGAGAGCATGGCCGTATTTTCCGACCTGACCGTGCGCGAAAACCTGTACCTGGCCGCGCGCAGCGGGCCGCTCGACGCGGCCAGGGTCGACTGGATCTGCAGCTTCTTCCCGGCCCTGAAGAAATTCTGGAACTACCCGGCAGGGAACCTCTCGGGTGGTCAGAAGCAGATGGTGGCGATCGCCCGCGCGATCGTCGAGCCGCGCCAGCTGCTGCTGGTCGACGAACCGACCAAGGGCCTGGCGCCAAGCATCATCCAGAGCCTGATCGCGGCCTTCCGCGAGCTCAAGGAAACCGACACCACGATCCTGCTGGTCGAACAGAATTTCAACTTCGTGCGCTCGCTCGGCGACACCGTTGGCGTGATGGACGACGGCCGCGTGGTGCATGCCGGATCGATGGATGAACTGGCCAACAACGATGAACTGCAGCAGCGCCTGCTCGGCCTGTCGCTCGATTCACACCAATAG
- a CDS encoding alpha/beta fold hydrolase: MSTFTPMSYLSSDGLALYARDYAATCAAGAAPTGLPAKCPVICIHGLTRNSSDFDELAPLLADMGRRVIAVDVRGRGNSARDPNPENYNPVVYAGDIVKLMHDLGIARAVFVGTSMGGLITMTLAARHLDLIAAAIINDIGPVMSRRGLERIAGYAGRCGTLASWDEAAGYLRDINACAFPANSDAEWAKWARRAFEEKDDGQLALRYDPNIATAIQTGKLRPTSLAARMAFRRLARRRPTLLVRGALSDLVEPEQASWMRKAAPELQYAEVPDVGHAPMLTEPEALDAIRQFLARVP; this comes from the coding sequence GTGTCCACATTCACTCCAATGAGCTATCTCAGCAGCGACGGGCTGGCGCTGTACGCACGCGACTATGCTGCAACCTGCGCGGCAGGTGCCGCGCCTACCGGGTTGCCGGCAAAATGTCCCGTGATCTGCATCCACGGCCTGACCCGCAACTCGAGCGATTTCGACGAGCTGGCGCCGCTGCTGGCGGACATGGGCCGGCGCGTGATCGCGGTGGACGTGCGCGGGCGCGGCAATTCGGCGCGCGACCCGAATCCGGAAAACTACAACCCGGTGGTCTATGCCGGCGACATCGTCAAGCTGATGCACGACCTCGGGATCGCCCGCGCCGTCTTCGTGGGTACCTCGATGGGCGGCCTGATCACCATGACCCTGGCGGCGCGCCACCTCGACCTGATTGCCGCCGCCATCATCAACGATATCGGGCCAGTCATGTCGCGGCGCGGGCTCGAGCGCATCGCCGGCTACGCGGGCCGCTGCGGCACGCTCGCCAGCTGGGACGAGGCGGCCGGCTACCTGCGCGACATCAATGCCTGCGCCTTCCCTGCCAACAGCGACGCCGAATGGGCCAAATGGGCGCGCCGCGCATTTGAAGAGAAGGATGACGGACAGCTGGCCCTGCGTTACGATCCGAATATCGCCACGGCGATCCAGACGGGCAAGCTGCGCCCGACCTCGCTGGCAGCGCGCATGGCGTTTCGCCGCCTGGCACGGCGCCGCCCTACCCTGCTGGTGCGCGGCGCGCTATCCGACCTGGTCGAACCCGAACAGGCCAGCTGGATGCGCAAGGCAGCCCCAGAACTGCAGTACGCCGAAGTACCCGATGTCGGCCACGCGCCCATGCTCACCGAGCCTGAAGCGCTGGACGCGATCCGCCAGTTTCTGGCCAGGGTACCCTGA
- a CDS encoding post-PEP-CTERM-1 domain-containing protein, giving the protein MSRLSLMLVLPLALPLAALAATAPQQVPLQVPPPPDEPGMVVVRDPETGQLRAPTPLEARALRPRTSAAAAAAAPPRMVVGPGGRRSVRLGERHMVYSVVTRDANGKLSDRCIHGEHAAGQALTTPATPATPPEEPRHENR; this is encoded by the coding sequence ATGTCCAGATTATCGCTGATGCTCGTCCTTCCCCTGGCGCTGCCGCTGGCTGCGCTGGCGGCCACCGCTCCGCAGCAAGTCCCATTGCAAGTCCCGCCGCCCCCTGATGAACCAGGCATGGTCGTCGTGCGCGACCCCGAGACCGGCCAGTTGCGCGCCCCCACTCCGCTCGAGGCGCGCGCCCTGCGCCCCCGCACCAGCGCGGCTGCCGCGGCGGCAGCCCCGCCCAGGATGGTGGTCGGTCCAGGCGGCCGCCGCTCGGTGCGTCTCGGCGAGCGCCACATGGTGTATTCGGTGGTGACCCGCGACGCCAACGGCAAGCTCAGCGACCGATGCATCCATGGCGAACACGCCGCCGGCCAGGCGCTCACGACCCCGGCCACCCCCGCCACCCCGCCCGAGGAGCCGCGCCATGAAAACCGTTAA
- a CDS encoding PA domain-containing protein yields the protein MKTVKSVCRKAAVIVSRLAATLALALGGVGAAHAAANIVIVNLNTPGIGFNDPTPAAPVGGNTGTTLGEQRLIAFQHAAGIWGASLDSSVTIRVGASFVALSCSAGGAVLGSAGPTEVWSDFPNAPRAGTWYVGALAAKLAGEDLTAPTDPHIIARFNSRLGLFPDCLPGSPFYLGLDNNAGGQIDLVAVLLHEMAHGLGFLSITDDETGELFLGIPSVWDYHLVDNRTNTPWVALSDAQRAASALKWRGLSWDGPNVNAAIPQVLAPRSKLDIGGANAGAARGDYYVGDASFGAPLDTTPVSGQLMPVVDQANGTGLACTPLTPANALAVRNNVALVDRGACNFVTKARNVQAAGAIAMVVVDNAPGDVTGLSGDDPAITIPAVRITQSDGVAIKAALQQRSRTRSGVIATLALDPTRLAGTDVQRRMLMYSPSIYSPGSSVSHYSTEAKPNQLMEPSINPDLEQVVTPPRDLSLPLLQDIGW from the coding sequence ATGAAAACCGTTAAGTCCGTGTGCCGCAAGGCCGCCGTCATCGTCTCGCGCCTGGCCGCGACGCTGGCGCTGGCGCTTGGCGGCGTCGGCGCCGCCCACGCCGCCGCCAACATCGTGATCGTCAACCTGAACACGCCGGGCATCGGCTTCAACGACCCGACCCCGGCCGCGCCCGTGGGCGGCAATACCGGCACTACCCTGGGCGAACAGCGCCTGATCGCATTCCAGCATGCCGCCGGGATCTGGGGCGCTTCGCTTGACAGCAGCGTGACGATCCGGGTCGGCGCCTCTTTTGTTGCGCTGTCATGCAGCGCTGGCGGCGCGGTGCTCGGCTCGGCCGGGCCGACCGAAGTCTGGAGCGACTTTCCCAACGCGCCGCGCGCCGGCACCTGGTATGTGGGCGCGCTGGCGGCCAAGCTGGCCGGCGAAGACCTGACCGCGCCAACCGACCCGCACATCATCGCGCGCTTCAATTCAAGGCTCGGCCTGTTCCCCGACTGCCTGCCCGGTTCCCCGTTCTATCTTGGGCTGGACAACAATGCCGGCGGCCAGATCGACCTGGTCGCGGTGCTGCTGCACGAAATGGCGCACGGGCTCGGGTTCCTGTCGATCACCGACGACGAGACCGGAGAACTGTTTCTCGGAATACCCTCGGTCTGGGACTACCACCTGGTGGACAACCGGACCAATACGCCCTGGGTCGCGCTGAGCGACGCCCAGCGCGCGGCTTCGGCGCTCAAGTGGCGCGGACTGTCGTGGGACGGCCCCAACGTCAATGCGGCCATCCCCCAGGTGCTGGCGCCGCGCTCGAAGCTGGATATCGGCGGGGCCAACGCCGGCGCGGCCAGGGGCGACTACTACGTTGGCGACGCCTCGTTCGGCGCGCCGCTCGACACCACGCCTGTCAGCGGCCAGCTGATGCCGGTCGTCGACCAGGCCAACGGCACGGGCCTGGCCTGCACCCCGCTTACCCCCGCCAACGCGCTGGCGGTGCGCAACAATGTCGCGCTGGTCGATCGTGGCGCCTGCAATTTCGTGACCAAGGCGCGCAATGTACAGGCCGCCGGCGCCATCGCCATGGTGGTGGTGGACAATGCTCCGGGCGACGTCACCGGGCTCAGCGGTGACGACCCGGCGATCACGATTCCCGCGGTGCGCATCACCCAGTCGGATGGCGTGGCGATCAAGGCCGCGCTGCAGCAGCGCTCCCGCACCAGGTCGGGCGTGATCGCCACGCTCGCGCTTGACCCCACGCGGCTGGCCGGCACCGATGTCCAGCGTCGCATGTTGATGTACTCGCCGAGCATCTATTCGCCCGGCTCCTCGGTGTCGCACTACAGCACCGAGGCCAAGCCGAACCAGTTGATGGAGCCGTCGATCAACCCCGACCTCGAGCAGGTAGTCACGCCGCCGCGCGACCTGAGCCTGCCGCTGCTGCAGGATATCGGCTGGTAA
- a CDS encoding branched-chain amino acid ABC transporter permease has translation MLHRLLSGDLPRSRLLGAVLIIILLGLAFAPFLTVGARPLNTAATICIYIVLVASYDLLLGYTGIVSFAHTMFYGIGAYGIGLGLARVDDATWGAALGGLAIALVVALALALVVGLFALRVRAIFYAMITLAVASSFAVLASQLSDFTGGEDGVTFSVPEVLTPGYTFMENEVFGRAIDGKLLSYYLVFFGCLLLFLFLLRLVNSPFGRVLQAIRENEFRAEALGYRTLVYRIWANCLAALVAALAGALMALWLRYVGPKTSLGFEVMTDILLIVVIGGMGTMYGAVVGAALFIIAQNYLKELMGAGSTALDGVPLLAAALHPDRWMLWLGVLFILSIYFFPVGIVGKMRARRYLAGRK, from the coding sequence ATGCTGCATCGACTTCTTTCCGGCGACCTGCCGCGTAGCCGCCTGCTCGGCGCGGTACTCATCATCATCTTGCTGGGACTGGCGTTCGCGCCCTTCCTGACCGTGGGCGCGCGCCCGCTCAATACCGCCGCCACCATCTGCATCTACATCGTGCTGGTGGCGTCCTATGACTTGTTGCTGGGTTATACCGGCATCGTCTCGTTTGCCCACACGATGTTCTACGGGATCGGCGCCTACGGCATCGGCCTGGGGCTGGCACGGGTCGACGACGCCACCTGGGGCGCGGCGCTCGGCGGCCTGGCCATCGCGCTGGTCGTGGCGCTGGCACTGGCACTGGTGGTCGGCTTGTTCGCACTGCGCGTGCGCGCCATCTTCTACGCCATGATCACGCTGGCGGTGGCGTCCTCGTTTGCCGTGTTGGCCTCGCAGCTGTCCGATTTCACCGGCGGCGAAGACGGCGTCACCTTCAGCGTGCCCGAAGTGCTCACCCCCGGTTACACCTTCATGGAGAACGAGGTGTTCGGACGCGCGATCGATGGCAAGCTGCTGAGCTATTACCTGGTGTTCTTCGGTTGCCTGCTGCTGTTCCTGTTCCTGCTGCGCCTGGTCAACTCACCTTTTGGCCGGGTGTTGCAGGCGATCCGCGAAAACGAGTTCCGCGCCGAAGCGCTCGGCTACCGCACCCTGGTCTACCGCATCTGGGCCAACTGCCTGGCCGCGCTGGTGGCGGCACTGGCGGGCGCGCTGATGGCGCTGTGGCTGCGCTACGTGGGTCCCAAGACTTCGCTCGGCTTCGAAGTCATGACCGATATCCTCTTGATCGTCGTCATCGGCGGCATGGGCACCATGTATGGCGCGGTTGTTGGCGCAGCGCTGTTCATCATCGCCCAGAATTACCTGAAAGAGCTGATGGGCGCGGGTTCCACCGCCCTCGACGGCGTGCCGTTGCTGGCGGCGGCCTTGCATCCGGACCGCTGGATGCTGTGGCTGGGCGTGCTGTTCATTTTGTCGATCTATTTCTTCCCGGTTGGGATCGTGGGGAAGATGCGCGCAAGAAGGTATCTGGCGGGGAGAAAATAG
- a CDS encoding substrate-binding domain-containing protein, whose protein sequence is MKHLIKPLCGALIAAFAAGAAPGALAQGKDLKIALIAGKTGPLEAYAKETETGFMMGLEYLTKGTMAINGRKIKVIVKDDQSKPDLGRTLLAEAYGDDKVDIAVGTTSSGSAIAMLPVAKEYKKVLIVEPAVADAITGEKWNKYIFRTARSSMQDALAAATTLKGGSVGFLAQDYAFGRDAVKAGKQALATTGSKANVIHEEYAPATTTDFTASTQRLFDALKNKPQPRVLAIVWAGPNPMNKIADMKPERFGISLAPGGNILPVMKTWKAYAGTEGTIYYYHGFPKNPMNDWLVREHTKRYKMPPDMFTAGGMAAASAVHAALSKAPNAKNGDALVAAMEGMAFETPKGTMSFRKEDHQAIQPMYHFRIKKDQKHEWDLLELVREIPASEMPLPIRNKR, encoded by the coding sequence ATGAAACACTTGATCAAACCCCTCTGCGGCGCCCTGATTGCCGCTTTCGCGGCCGGCGCCGCACCTGGCGCCCTGGCCCAGGGCAAGGACCTGAAGATCGCCCTAATCGCCGGCAAGACCGGCCCGCTCGAAGCCTACGCCAAGGAAACCGAGACCGGCTTCATGATGGGCCTGGAATACCTCACCAAGGGCACGATGGCCATCAACGGCCGCAAAATCAAGGTCATCGTCAAGGACGACCAGTCCAAGCCCGACCTGGGCCGCACCCTGCTGGCCGAAGCCTATGGCGACGACAAGGTCGACATCGCGGTCGGCACTACTTCGTCGGGTTCGGCGATCGCCATGCTGCCGGTGGCGAAAGAATACAAGAAGGTGTTGATCGTGGAGCCGGCGGTGGCCGATGCGATCACCGGCGAGAAGTGGAACAAGTACATCTTCCGCACCGCGCGCAGCTCGATGCAGGATGCGCTGGCCGCCGCCACCACCCTCAAGGGCGGCAGCGTCGGTTTCCTGGCGCAGGATTATGCGTTCGGACGCGACGCCGTCAAGGCCGGCAAGCAGGCGCTGGCTACTACCGGCAGCAAGGCCAACGTGATCCACGAAGAATACGCGCCCGCCACCACCACCGATTTCACCGCCTCGACGCAGCGCCTGTTCGACGCGCTCAAGAACAAGCCGCAGCCGCGCGTACTGGCCATCGTCTGGGCCGGCCCCAACCCCATGAACAAGATCGCGGACATGAAACCGGAGCGCTTCGGCATTTCGCTGGCCCCGGGCGGGAACATTCTGCCGGTCATGAAGACCTGGAAGGCCTACGCCGGCACCGAAGGCACGATCTATTATTACCACGGCTTCCCCAAGAACCCGATGAACGACTGGCTGGTGCGCGAACACACGAAGCGCTACAAGATGCCGCCCGATATGTTCACTGCAGGGGGCATGGCCGCCGCCAGTGCAGTGCATGCGGCCCTGTCGAAGGCGCCGAACGCAAAAAATGGCGACGCTCTGGTGGCGGCAATGGAAGGCATGGCCTTCGAAACGCCGAAAGGCACGATGAGCTTCCGCAAGGAAGACCATCAGGCGATCCAGCCGATGTACCACTTCCGCATCAAGAAGGACCAGAAACACGAATGGGACCTGCTGGAGCTGGTGCGCGAAATCCCGGCATCCGAGATGCCGCTGCCGATCCGTAACAAGCGCTGA
- a CDS encoding choice-of-anchor J family PEP-CTERM protein, with amino-acid sequence MNRLTSLSGAALLAAAAAVPLPSHAADIVVLNEGFRNVAKLSDWAQINRSVPPGTGWFQGNPDVFTAYNGPDNAYIAANYLNAQNGMGVVDNWLITPTLMLNGLSTLSFYTNRSGEPGFFDQLEVRFGLGSNTSADGFDTLLLTIGGDVAFPSDWTRWSTNLDVQGQGRFAFRYLGDAATLDYVGLDAVRVVTAVPEPSSWLMLLAGLGAVGAAARRLRK; translated from the coding sequence ATGAACCGACTCACCTCACTGTCCGGGGCGGCGCTGCTTGCCGCCGCCGCCGCGGTGCCACTACCCAGCCATGCGGCCGATATCGTCGTGCTCAACGAAGGTTTCCGCAATGTGGCGAAGCTGTCGGACTGGGCCCAGATCAACCGGAGCGTGCCGCCCGGTACCGGCTGGTTCCAGGGCAACCCCGACGTATTCACCGCCTACAACGGGCCGGACAATGCCTATATCGCCGCCAACTACCTCAACGCCCAGAACGGCATGGGCGTGGTCGACAACTGGCTGATCACCCCGACCCTCATGCTCAATGGTTTGAGCACGCTGTCGTTCTACACCAACCGCAGCGGCGAGCCGGGTTTCTTCGACCAGCTCGAGGTGCGCTTTGGCCTGGGCAGCAATACCAGTGCCGACGGCTTCGATACGCTGCTGCTGACCATCGGCGGCGACGTCGCTTTTCCTTCCGACTGGACGCGATGGAGCACGAACCTCGATGTCCAAGGACAGGGACGCTTCGCTTTCCGCTACCTTGGCGACGCCGCCACGCTCGACTACGTCGGCCTCGATGCAGTGCGGGTGGTGACCGCCGTGCCGGAACCGTCGTCCTGGCTGATGCTGCTGGCCGGCCTGGGCGCGGTCGGCGCGGCCGCCCGCCGCCTGCGCAAATAA
- a CDS encoding branched-chain amino acid ABC transporter permease, protein MSATLPLAATDTPLPGAPRDLAPLLLVPALMLLMLPLVGSFPTWVTLTVAGLAMGMMIFIMASGLTLVFGLMSVLNFGHGAFVSVGAFAATMVLIPMRGWLEMDSLLINLGVLALAITLAMVVTGLLGWAFERIIIKPVYGQHLKQILITMGGMIVAEQLIHVIWGAETIALPLPTALRGAIFLGDAAIEKYRLVAVVVGLVVFVGMFLTLNRTKIGLLIRAGVENSEMVESLGYRISRLFVAVFAAGSALAGLGGVLWGLYKETLTAAMGGEIMVMIFIVIIIGGLGSVGGCFIGALLMALVANYAGFLAPKVALVSNIVLMIAILLWRPSGLYSTTRS, encoded by the coding sequence ATGAGCGCTACCCTACCCCTTGCCGCCACGGACACGCCGCTGCCCGGCGCGCCGCGCGACCTCGCGCCGCTGCTGCTGGTTCCCGCCCTGATGCTGCTGATGCTGCCATTGGTTGGCAGTTTCCCCACCTGGGTGACGCTCACCGTTGCCGGGCTGGCGATGGGCATGATGATCTTCATCATGGCCAGCGGCCTGACCCTGGTCTTTGGCCTGATGAGCGTGCTCAATTTCGGCCACGGCGCTTTTGTGTCGGTCGGTGCCTTTGCCGCGACCATGGTCCTGATTCCGATGCGCGGCTGGCTCGAGATGGATTCGCTGCTGATCAACCTCGGCGTGCTGGCGCTGGCCATCACGCTGGCGATGGTGGTCACCGGCCTGCTGGGCTGGGCCTTCGAGCGCATCATCATCAAGCCGGTCTACGGCCAGCACCTCAAGCAGATCCTGATCACGATGGGCGGCATGATCGTGGCCGAACAGCTGATCCACGTGATCTGGGGCGCCGAGACCATCGCGCTGCCGCTGCCGACCGCGCTGCGCGGCGCGATCTTCCTGGGCGACGCCGCCATCGAAAAGTATCGCCTGGTGGCGGTGGTGGTCGGACTGGTGGTCTTCGTGGGCATGTTCCTGACCCTGAACCGCACCAAGATCGGCCTGTTGATCCGCGCTGGCGTCGAAAACAGCGAAATGGTGGAAAGCCTCGGCTATCGCATCAGCCGCCTGTTCGTGGCCGTGTTCGCGGCAGGTTCGGCACTGGCCGGCCTGGGCGGCGTGCTGTGGGGCCTCTACAAGGAAACCCTGACCGCGGCGATGGGCGGCGAGATCATGGTGATGATCTTCATCGTCATCATCATCGGCGGGCTTGGATCGGTGGGCGGCTGCTTCATTGGCGCCCTGCTCATGGCCCTGGTGGCCAACTATGCCGGCTTTCTCGCGCCGAAGGTCGCGCTGGTGTCGAACATCGTCCTGATGATCGCGATCCTGCTGTGGCGACCCAGCGGCCTTTACTCGACAACGCGGAGCTGA
- a CDS encoding TonB-dependent receptor — protein MRLTKNKMKLLNPAIQSAVALLVLSGGSVVHAQDGAGAPEASADQAVTKVVVTARRREESLQDVPVSVTAFSADQLSKVATPDITALATALPNTTLKASRATNSTLTAFIRGVGQADPLAGFEAGVGIYIDDIYLARPQAAVADIYDVERIEVLRGPQGTLYGRNTIGGAVKYVTRKLAPRTDARLRATIGEYGQKEIVATASTPISSTARIGGTFARFKRDGFGKNLTTGGENYDKDVTAARLSAEFTPTPDLFIRIAGDATQDDSSPKNGHRLIVGRTSGAPILGNVYDTRANLTKALGRDQEVTAHGVSATVEYTINNEWSVKSITASRKDKSYAPIDFDSLAVTDFHVPALYTNEQFSQEFNLTYTGARLQGVAGIYYIDANAFNKFDTMLAGAVPTSTFTSGDVDTKAWAIYADGSYQLTDAVSLSLGGRYTVDQRDAEVLRQIYFGANGTPGMGNPGAVLFRTDTDLRGGVLSREDKKFTPRVAVNYKINPDHNVYASYSEGFKGGGFDPRLNVVGTRIPLAVARAGYAPETIETYELGLKSAFHGNRITTNAAVFYSDYQDVQIPGSVAIDTNGDGRDDSFAGVTTNAGKAKIKGLELEAVANFTSNFMVAGMYSYIDAEYKEYFVAGVNVAGARKFQNTPKNSANLRVNYDIPLPVMGREGKLSLIGSASHKGATAQFETASLIDQESYKLYDASIVWTRLDGKIRAGLHGKNLGDKRYKTGGYLFPTLGNEGTLTAFYGNPRQVSATLEYRF, from the coding sequence ATGCGTCTGACCAAGAACAAAATGAAGCTGCTTAACCCTGCAATACAGTCCGCCGTGGCCCTGCTCGTCCTGTCGGGCGGTAGCGTGGTCCACGCCCAGGATGGCGCCGGCGCCCCGGAGGCATCCGCCGACCAGGCCGTGACCAAGGTGGTCGTGACGGCGCGCCGCCGCGAAGAATCACTGCAAGACGTGCCGGTCTCGGTGACCGCCTTCAGCGCCGACCAGCTCTCGAAAGTGGCGACGCCGGACATTACCGCCCTGGCAACCGCGCTGCCGAACACCACCCTGAAGGCTTCGCGCGCCACCAATTCGACCCTGACCGCCTTTATTCGCGGCGTCGGCCAGGCCGACCCGCTGGCCGGCTTCGAGGCAGGCGTGGGCATCTATATCGACGACATTTACCTGGCGCGCCCGCAAGCGGCGGTGGCCGATATTTACGACGTCGAGCGCATCGAAGTGCTGCGCGGCCCGCAGGGCACGCTGTACGGGCGCAACACCATCGGCGGCGCCGTCAAGTACGTCACCCGCAAACTGGCCCCGCGCACCGACGCCCGCCTGCGCGCCACCATCGGCGAATACGGCCAGAAGGAAATCGTCGCCACCGCCAGCACCCCGATATCAAGCACCGCCCGCATCGGCGGCACCTTCGCCCGCTTCAAGCGCGACGGCTTCGGCAAGAACCTGACCACCGGCGGCGAAAACTACGACAAGGACGTCACCGCCGCCCGCCTGTCGGCCGAATTCACCCCGACGCCCGACCTGTTCATCCGCATCGCCGGCGACGCCACCCAGGACGACTCGAGCCCGAAGAACGGCCACCGCCTGATCGTCGGCCGCACCAGCGGCGCGCCGATCCTGGGCAACGTCTACGACACCCGCGCCAATCTGACCAAGGCGCTCGGGCGCGACCAGGAAGTGACAGCGCACGGCGTCTCGGCTACCGTCGAGTACACCATCAACAACGAGTGGTCGGTAAAATCGATCACGGCCTCGCGCAAGGACAAGTCGTACGCACCGATCGACTTCGACTCGCTGGCCGTGACCGACTTCCATGTGCCGGCCCTGTACACCAACGAGCAGTTCAGCCAGGAATTCAACCTTACCTACACGGGTGCTCGCCTGCAGGGCGTGGCCGGCATCTACTACATCGACGCCAACGCCTTCAACAAGTTCGACACCATGCTCGCCGGCGCCGTGCCGACGTCGACCTTCACCAGCGGCGACGTCGACACCAAGGCCTGGGCCATCTATGCCGACGGCAGTTATCAGCTGACCGACGCGGTGAGCCTGTCGCTGGGCGGGCGCTACACCGTCGACCAGCGCGACGCCGAAGTGCTGCGCCAGATTTATTTCGGTGCCAACGGCACCCCGGGAATGGGCAATCCAGGCGCGGTCCTGTTCCGCACCGACACCGACCTGCGTGGCGGCGTCCTGAGCCGCGAGGACAAGAAGTTCACCCCGCGCGTGGCCGTGAACTACAAGATCAACCCGGACCACAACGTGTATGCCTCGTACTCCGAAGGCTTCAAGGGCGGTGGCTTCGATCCACGCCTGAACGTGGTCGGCACCCGCATTCCGCTGGCGGTGGCGCGCGCCGGTTATGCCCCGGAAACCATCGAGACCTACGAACTGGGCCTGAAGTCGGCCTTCCATGGCAACCGCATCACGACCAACGCGGCGGTGTTCTACAGCGACTACCAGGACGTGCAGATCCCGGGCTCGGTGGCGATCGACACCAACGGCGACGGCCGCGACGACAGCTTCGCCGGCGTGACCACCAATGCCGGCAAGGCCAAGATCAAGGGCCTCGAACTCGAAGCGGTGGCCAACTTCACCTCGAACTTCATGGTGGCCGGCATGTATAGCTACATCGATGCCGAGTACAAGGAATACTTCGTGGCTGGCGTGAACGTGGCCGGCGCACGCAAGTTCCAGAACACCCCGAAGAACTCGGCCAACCTGCGCGTGAACTACGATATCCCGCTGCCGGTCATGGGCCGCGAAGGCAAGCTCTCGCTCATTGGCAGCGCTTCGCACAAGGGCGCCACCGCGCAGTTCGAAACCGCATCGCTGATCGACCAGGAATCGTACAAGCTGTACGACGCATCGATCGTCTGGACCCGTCTCGATGGCAAGATCCGCGCTGGCCTGCACGGCAAGAACCTGGGCGACAAGCGCTACAAGACCGGCGGCTACCTGTTCCCGACCCTGGGCAACGAGGGCACCCTGACCGCGTTCTACGGCAACCCGCGCCAGGTCTCGGCCACGCTCGAGTACCGTTTCTAA
- a CDS encoding ABC transporter ATP-binding protein — MQGNSTHAPSLSTRDLTIRFGGHVAVNGVTADFYPGTLTVIVGPNGAGKTTYFNLVSGQLPASSGQVLVNGQDLTRAGAARRTRMGIGRAFQLTNLFPNLSVIENVRLAVQSRAGMGLNFFSIWSSHKGLIERAEHYLERVSLSAKRDAWVGTLSHGDQRKLEVAILLALEPSIMMFDEPTAGMSVDEVPVVLDLIQSVKAERNKTVLLVEHKMDVVRALADRIIVLHNGTLVADGNPAQVMQSKIVQEAYLGTPETEHA; from the coding sequence ATGCAAGGCAACAGCACCCACGCGCCCTCCTTGTCCACCCGCGACCTGACCATCCGCTTCGGCGGTCACGTCGCGGTGAACGGGGTTACGGCCGACTTCTATCCAGGCACGCTCACGGTCATCGTCGGCCCCAACGGCGCCGGCAAGACCACCTATTTCAACCTGGTGTCGGGCCAGTTGCCGGCCAGCTCGGGCCAGGTCCTTGTCAACGGGCAGGACCTCACGCGCGCCGGCGCCGCCAGGCGCACGCGCATGGGCATCGGTCGCGCCTTCCAGCTCACCAACCTGTTCCCGAACCTGTCGGTCATCGAGAACGTGCGCCTGGCGGTGCAAAGCCGCGCCGGCATGGGCCTGAATTTCTTTTCGATCTGGTCCAGCCACAAGGGCCTGATCGAGCGCGCCGAGCACTACCTGGAGCGCGTGTCCCTGTCCGCCAAGCGTGACGCCTGGGTCGGCACCCTGTCGCACGGCGACCAGCGCAAGCTCGAAGTGGCGATCCTGCTGGCGCTGGAACCGTCCATCATGATGTTCGACGAACCGACCGCCGGCATGAGCGTGGACGAAGTGCCGGTGGTGCTCGACCTGATCCAGTCGGTGAAAGCCGAGCGCAACAAGACTGTGCTGCTGGTCGAGCACAAGATGGACGTGGTACGGGCGCTGGCCGACCGCATCATCGTGCTGCACAACGGCACACTGGTGGCCGACGGCAATCCGGCGCAAGTCATGCAATCGAAGATCGTACAGGAAGCCTATCTTGGAACACCCGAAACCGAACATGCTTGA